One Fusobacterium ulcerans DNA segment encodes these proteins:
- the eno gene encoding phosphopyruvate hydratase, giving the protein MTRIVDVVAREILDSRGNPTVEVDVVLECGAKGRAAVPSGASTGAYEAVELRDNDKSRYLGKGVLTAVNNVNTEIKEAILGMDALDQVGIDTAMIELDGTPNKGRLGANAILGVSLALAKAAAEALGMPLYKYLGGVNTKELPLPMMNILNGGSHADSAVDVQEFMIQPVGAKSFKEAMRMGCEIFHNLGKLLKANGDSTNVGNEGGYAPAKINGTEGALDLMIEAIKKSGYEPGKDITFAIDAASSEFCKEVAPGKFEYHFKREGGVTRTSEEMVEWYTKLVNKYPIKSIEDGLGEDDWVGWAKLTAAIGDRVQIVGDDLFVTNTERLKKGIELKSANSILIKLNQIGSLTETLDAIEMAKRAGMTAVVSHRSGETEDATIADIAVATNAGQIKTGSTSRTDRMAKYNQLLRIEDELGSTAQYKGLDVFYNLSK; this is encoded by the coding sequence ATGACAAGAATAGTAGATGTAGTAGCAAGAGAAATACTTGACTCAAGAGGAAATCCTACAGTAGAAGTAGATGTAGTACTAGAATGTGGAGCAAAAGGAAGAGCAGCAGTTCCATCAGGAGCTTCAACAGGAGCTTATGAGGCTGTTGAATTAAGAGATAATGACAAATCAAGATACTTAGGAAAAGGTGTTCTTACAGCTGTAAACAATGTAAACACTGAAATTAAAGAAGCTATCTTAGGAATGGATGCATTAGATCAAGTAGGAATTGACACTGCTATGATCGAATTAGATGGTACTCCAAACAAAGGAAGATTAGGAGCAAATGCTATACTTGGTGTATCTTTAGCACTAGCTAAAGCAGCAGCAGAAGCATTAGGAATGCCTCTATATAAATACTTAGGAGGAGTAAATACTAAAGAATTACCTCTTCCAATGATGAACATTCTTAACGGAGGATCTCATGCTGACTCAGCTGTAGACGTTCAAGAATTTATGATTCAACCAGTTGGAGCAAAAAGTTTCAAAGAAGCTATGAGAATGGGATGTGAAATATTCCACAACCTAGGAAAACTTCTTAAAGCTAATGGAGATTCTACAAACGTAGGAAACGAAGGAGGATATGCTCCTGCTAAAATAAACGGAACTGAAGGAGCTTTAGATCTTATGATCGAAGCTATCAAAAAATCTGGATATGAGCCAGGAAAAGATATCACTTTCGCAATAGATGCTGCATCAAGCGAATTCTGTAAAGAAGTAGCACCAGGAAAATTCGAATATCACTTCAAAAGAGAAGGTGGAGTAACTAGAACTTCTGAAGAAATGGTAGAATGGTACACAAAATTAGTAAATAAATATCCAATTAAATCTATCGAAGATGGATTAGGAGAAGATGACTGGGTTGGTTGGGCAAAATTAACTGCTGCAATTGGAGACAGAGTTCAAATAGTTGGAGACGACTTATTTGTAACTAATACTGAAAGACTTAAAAAAGGAATAGAATTAAAATCTGCTAACTCTATTCTTATCAAATTAAATCAAATCGGATCATTAACTGAAACTCTAGATGCTATTGAAATGGCAAAAAGAGCTGGAATGACTGCTGTTGTTTCTCACAGATCTGGTGAAACTGAAGATGCTACAATAGCTGATATAGCTGTTGCAACAAATGCAGGACAAATCAAAACTGGTTCAACTTCTAGAACTGACAGAATGGCTAAATATAACCAATTACTAAGAATAGAAGATGAATTAGGATCTACTGCTCAATACAAAGGACTTGACGTTTTCTATAACCTTTCAAAATAG
- the pykF gene encoding pyruvate kinase PykF, protein MKKTKIVCTIGPKTESVETLKELLRTGMNMMRLNFSHGDHEEHGKRIQNFRQAKAETGIRAALLLDNKGPEIRTIKLEGGKDAVIVAGQDFTITTDKTVIGNNKIVAVTYEGLTTDLKAGDTVLIDDGLLEFTVKEVVGNEVRCVAVNNGELGENKGVNLPNVAVNLPALSEKDVNDMIFGCQQGIDYVAASFIRKADDVREVRRVLDENGGKDVQIISKIENQEGVDNFEEILELSDGIMVARGDLGVEIPVEDVPVAQKMMIDRCNAVGKVVITATQMLDSMIKNPRPTRAEVNDVANAILDGTDCVMLSGESAKGKYPIEAVSVMAKIAEKMDPLVTPRNKCKNETVTITSAVAKGTAEVSEALGAKVIVVGTESGRAARDIRRYFPTATILAITNNERTANQLMLSRGVIPYVDGNSETLDSFFALAERVTVELGLVTRGDIVVAICGESVFKRGTTNSVKVIEVK, encoded by the coding sequence TTGAAAAAGACGAAAATTGTTTGTACAATTGGACCAAAAACTGAATCTGTTGAAACTTTAAAAGAATTATTAAGAACTGGAATGAACATGATGAGATTAAACTTTTCTCATGGAGATCATGAAGAACATGGAAAAAGAATACAAAACTTTAGACAAGCAAAAGCAGAAACTGGAATCAGAGCAGCTTTATTATTAGATAACAAAGGGCCAGAAATTAGAACTATCAAACTTGAAGGTGGAAAAGATGCTGTAATAGTTGCAGGTCAAGATTTCACAATCACTACTGATAAAACTGTAATAGGAAACAATAAAATAGTTGCTGTTACTTATGAAGGACTTACAACTGACCTTAAAGCTGGAGATACTGTACTTATTGATGATGGACTTCTTGAGTTCACTGTTAAAGAAGTAGTAGGAAACGAAGTAAGATGTGTTGCTGTAAACAATGGAGAATTAGGAGAAAATAAAGGTGTTAACCTTCCAAATGTTGCAGTTAATCTTCCAGCATTATCAGAAAAAGACGTAAATGACATGATATTTGGATGTCAGCAAGGAATCGACTATGTTGCAGCTTCATTTATCAGAAAAGCTGATGATGTAAGAGAAGTAAGAAGAGTACTTGATGAGAATGGTGGAAAAGACGTTCAAATCATTTCTAAAATAGAAAACCAAGAAGGAGTAGACAACTTTGAAGAAATTCTTGAACTATCTGATGGTATCATGGTAGCAAGAGGAGATCTTGGAGTAGAAATTCCTGTAGAAGATGTACCAGTAGCACAAAAAATGATGATTGATAGATGTAATGCAGTTGGAAAAGTAGTTATTACAGCTACTCAAATGCTTGATTCTATGATCAAAAACCCAAGACCTACAAGAGCAGAAGTAAATGATGTTGCTAATGCAATCCTTGATGGAACAGACTGTGTAATGCTTTCTGGAGAATCAGCAAAAGGAAAATATCCAATAGAAGCTGTTTCAGTAATGGCTAAAATAGCAGAAAAAATGGATCCATTAGTAACTCCAAGAAATAAATGTAAAAATGAAACTGTAACAATAACTTCAGCTGTTGCAAAAGGAACTGCCGAAGTAAGTGAAGCTTTAGGAGCAAAAGTAATAGTTGTGGGAACAGAATCAGGAAGAGCGGCAAGAGATATCAGAAGATATTTTCCAACAGCTACTATACTTGCAATAACTAATAATGAAAGAACAGCAAACCAATTAATGCTTTCTAGAGGAGTTATTCCATATGTAGATGGAAATTCAGAAACTCTTGATTCATTCTTTGCTTTAGCTGAAAGAGTAACAGTTGAGTTAGGATTAGTAACAAGAGGAGATATAGTAGTTGCTATCTGTGGAGAAAGTGTATTCAAAAGAGGAACTACTAACTCTGTAAAAGTAATTGAAGTAAAATAA
- a CDS encoding ketose-bisphosphate aldolase codes for MKKYSFKELGLENTRDMFKRANENGYSIPAFNFANLEQLQAILDACTEAESDVIIQISASARTYIGKEQLPLLVKGAIDEIRAKGSKIAVALNLDHGKGHELIKDCLDYGFSSVMIDASKYDFEKNIELTKEIVELAKDYDASVEGEIGVIHGTEDEHSADESAFTKPAEAVEFIKRTGVDSLAIAIGTAHGAHKFKVGEAPKLRLDILEAIKKEIGSFPIVLHGSSSVPQDYIKKFKEFGGEVKDAIGIPDEELKKASKSIVTKINVDTDGRLVFTSALREYFAENPKEMDLKKYLDYARNEMKNFYVKKINSVFKTK; via the coding sequence ATGAAAAAATATAGTTTCAAAGAACTTGGGCTTGAAAATACAAGAGATATGTTCAAAAGAGCCAATGAAAATGGATATTCAATACCAGCATTTAACTTTGCAAATTTAGAGCAGCTTCAAGCTATACTGGATGCATGTACAGAAGCTGAAAGTGACGTTATAATTCAAATATCAGCAAGTGCAAGAACATATATAGGAAAAGAACAGCTTCCTCTTTTAGTAAAAGGAGCAATAGATGAAATAAGAGCGAAGGGATCAAAAATAGCAGTAGCCCTAAATCTTGATCATGGTAAGGGTCATGAATTGATCAAAGACTGCCTTGATTATGGATTTTCATCTGTAATGATAGATGCTTCAAAATATGATTTTGAAAAAAATATAGAATTAACTAAAGAAATAGTAGAACTTGCAAAAGATTATGATGCTTCTGTAGAGGGAGAAATTGGTGTTATTCATGGAACAGAAGATGAACATTCTGCTGATGAAAGTGCATTTACAAAACCTGCTGAAGCAGTGGAATTTATAAAAAGAACAGGAGTAGATTCTCTTGCTATTGCAATAGGAACTGCTCATGGAGCGCATAAATTCAAAGTAGGAGAAGCTCCTAAATTAAGACTTGATATACTTGAAGCTATTAAAAAAGAGATAGGAAGTTTTCCAATAGTTCTTCATGGATCATCTTCAGTACCTCAAGATTACATTAAAAAATTCAAAGAATTTGGCGGAGAAGTAAAAGATGCAATAGGAATACCTGATGAAGAACTTAAAAAAGCATCTAAGTCAATAGTTACAAAAATAAACGTAGATACAGATGGAAGACTTGTATTCACAAGTGCATTGAGAGAATATTTTGCTGAAAATCCTAAAGAGATGGATTTAAAAAAATATCTTGATTATGCTAGAAATGAAATGAAAAATTTCTATGTGAAGAAAATTAATTCTGTCTTTAAAACAAAATAA
- a CDS encoding carbohydrate kinase family protein, translating to MKKILCVGHSAYDITYLLPHFPVENRKYKAKDRIMVSGGPAGNAAYLLGKYGEKVSYITALGNDFYGKKILEDLNEVGVDTKNIVVSNKLVTPCSIIIANEESGSRTIINYREEKPIDDFKMTYEKAPEIILFDGHELDIALKVHKEFPNAVSVLDAGTYKEGTLVIGKFVDYLVCSEDFAKDYCKMDKIEEKDFKYVLEKLEELNKNTIIVTLGERGSIMKKDGELLKFKAFKTKAVDTTGAGDIFHGAFVYGLSNEFSIEKNIEFASACASLSVEKLGGRNSIPELDEVEKRIKRG from the coding sequence ATGAAAAAGATACTTTGTGTAGGGCATTCAGCATATGATATAACATATCTGCTTCCTCATTTTCCAGTAGAAAATAGAAAATACAAAGCTAAAGATAGAATAATGGTAAGTGGAGGACCAGCAGGGAATGCTGCTTACCTCTTAGGTAAATATGGAGAGAAAGTTTCATATATAACAGCTTTAGGAAATGACTTCTATGGAAAAAAAATATTGGAAGATCTCAATGAAGTAGGAGTAGATACTAAAAATATAGTTGTATCAAACAAACTAGTTACACCATGCAGTATAATAATAGCCAATGAAGAAAGTGGTTCAAGAACAATAATAAACTACAGAGAAGAAAAGCCTATAGATGATTTTAAAATGACATATGAAAAAGCACCAGAAATAATACTTTTTGATGGTCATGAATTGGATATAGCTTTAAAAGTACATAAAGAATTTCCAAATGCTGTGTCAGTATTAGATGCTGGAACATATAAAGAAGGAACTTTAGTCATAGGAAAATTTGTAGATTATCTAGTGTGTTCAGAAGACTTTGCAAAAGATTACTGTAAAATGGATAAGATAGAAGAGAAAGATTTTAAATATGTTCTTGAAAAATTGGAAGAGTTGAATAAGAATACTATTATAGTAACTTTAGGGGAAAGAGGTTCTATAATGAAAAAAGATGGAGAGTTATTGAAATTCAAAGCTTTCAAAACTAAAGCAGTAGATACTACTGGAGCAGGAGATATTTTTCATGGGGCATTCGTTTATGGATTGAGCAATGAATTTTCAATTGAGAAAAATATAGAGTTTGCTTCAGCATGTGCTTCACTGTCAGTGGAAAAACTTGGGGGACGTAACTCAATACCTGAATTAGATGAAGTTGAAAAAAGAATAAAGAGAGGATAA